The following are encoded together in the Zingiber officinale cultivar Zhangliang chromosome 8A, Zo_v1.1, whole genome shotgun sequence genome:
- the LOC122010102 gene encoding 60S ribosomal protein L9-like, whose protein sequence is MKTILSSQTMDIPEGITVKVDAKIVEVEGPRGKLTRNFKHLNLDFALLDGGKKLKVEAWFGSRKTMAAIRTAISHIQNLITGVTKGYRYKMRLVYAHFPINASIPNNSDSIEIRNFLGEKKVRKVDMLEGVKISRSEKVKDELILDGNDVELVSRSAALINQKCHVKNKDIRKFLDGIYVSEKGTIAEEA, encoded by the exons ATgaagacgatcctttcgtcgCAGACGATGGATATCCCCGAGGGGATCACCGTGAAGGTGGACGCCAAGATCGTGGAGGTGGAAGGCCCCCGCGGAAAGCTCACCCGCAACTTCAAGCACCTCAACCTCGACTTCGCTCTCCTCGACGGCGGTAAGAAGCTGAAAGTGGAGGCGTGGTTTGGTTCGCGCAAGACCATGGCGGCCATTCGCACCGCCATCAGTCACATCCAAAACTTGATTACCGGTGTCACCAAGGGATACCGCTACAAGATGCGTCTCGTCTACGCTCATTTTCCCATCAACGCTTCCATCCCCAACAATTCCGACTCCATTGAGATCAGGAACTTCCTCGGGGAGAAAAAG GTTCGGAAAGTTGATATGCTTGAAGGTGTGAAGATTTCTCGGTCTGAAAAGGTGAAGGATGAGCTAATCCTCGATGGAAATGATGTCGAACTCGTCTCTCGCTCTGCTGCCTTGATCAACCAG AAATGCCATGTGAAGAACAAGGATATAAGGAAGTTCTTGGACGGTATCTACGTTAGCGAGAAGGGAACGATTGCTGAAGAAGCTTAG
- the LOC122010101 gene encoding uncharacterized protein LOC122010101, whose product MGCFLRCFKGPKDRNRRRSPRRSPSRERRVSESCLHPIPSAKQISPNPSAPELFPPEEVVSVAVALPVEKKKKNKENVEKENAGGGGRKKVTFDLNVKTYERVPSDEDDEEEEKPAKGNKDESYPKSGAFPSNHRYENCESSDDDRGCESGEDEDEFESDFEIGIQGNEEESYDSFFSLPLDKDPQGLHEEVSSRQLDSASAPLLGKQSIPAAGGCGGTRDRSQFVHSVLNPIENLSQWKEIKVRASPAKNPDKQNLGNEPEIKVKKKKPQVPKQEVSVDGSLSNWLPSSPDNSTAETPQPSNSHLSNSSFSREDRPILGALTMEEIKQSSMTSSPSKSPPADEIPILGTVGRYWSCENPGEDTASSRRPSSRLAKGIPNTTSKDREVISG is encoded by the exons ATGGGTTGCTTTCTTCGCTGCTTCAAGGGCCCCAAGGATCGGAATCGCCGTCGATCGCCTAGGAGATCGCCGTCCCGTGAGCGCCGG GTGAGCGAAAGCTGCCTTCATCCGATCCCCTCGGCGAAGCAGATCTCCCCCAATCCCAGCGCGCCGGAGCTTTTCCCTCCGGAGGAAGTGGTTTCTGTGGCGGTCGCTCttccggtggagaagaagaagaagaataa GGAGAATGTAGAGAAGGAGAACGCCGGAGGCGGCGGCAGGAAGAAGGTGACCTTCGATTTAAACGTCAAGACGTATGAACGCGTTCCTTCCGATGAGGAcgatgaggaggaagagaagcCGGCCAAAGGGAACAAAGACGAATCTTATCCAAAGTCGGGAGCATTCCCCTCGAATCATAGGTACGAGAACTGTGAGAGCAGCGACGATGACCGCGGCTGTGAATCtggagaagatgaagatgaatttGAGAGTGATTTCGAGATCGGGATCCAGGGAAACGAGGAAGAGTCCTACGATTCCTTCTTTTCTCTACCACTCGACAAGGATCCGCAAGGTTTACACGAGGAGGTCAGTAGTCGTCAACTCGACTCTGCATCCGCACCTCTCCTAGGTAAGCAGTCGATTCCCGCCGCCGGAGGCTGCGGCGGCACGCGCGACCGGAGCCAGTTCGTGCATTCAGTGCTCAACCCCATCGAGAACCTCTCCCAGTGGAAGGAAATCAAGGTGCGCGCGTCGCCGGCGAAGAATCCCGACAAACAAAACCTCGGCAACGAGCCAGAGAtcaaggtgaagaagaagaagcctcaaGTTCCTAAACAGGAGGTTTCGGTGGACGGCAGCCTCTCAAACTGGCTACCCTCCTCCCCGGACAATTCCACCGCGGAGACGCCTCAGCCGAGCAATTCTCACCTGTCGAACTCGTCGTTCAGCCGAGAGGACCGACCGATTTTAGGCGCATTAACCATGGAAGAGATCAAGCAATCGTCGATGACATCTTCCCCCAGCAAGAGCCCTCCGGCGGATGAGATTCCAATTCTGGGCACAGTCGGCAGGTACTGGAGCTGCGAGAACCCAGGAGAAGACACCGCTTCTTCTCGTCGTCCTTCCAGCAGACTTGCCAAAGGGATTCCGAACACTACCAGCAAAGACAGAGAG GTTATTTCAGGATAA